Proteins encoded by one window of Bdellovibrionota bacterium:
- the coaD gene encoding pantetheine-phosphate adenylyltransferase produces MSKTRIVYPGSFDPITLGHLDIIERLSEKFDEVVVLISSSTQKKYIFNFKERKDLVGKACKNFENVTVDSSDGLLVDYLKKNKITMLAKGLRNGRDFEYEITMDHTNKTLYPEIETIYLVSRPEYSFISSTLVKEIAMLKGDLKKFVPDIVLKALSKRNS; encoded by the coding sequence ATGAGTAAGACACGCATTGTATACCCAGGAAGTTTCGATCCCATCACTTTGGGCCACTTGGATATCATCGAGCGTCTCAGTGAAAAATTTGATGAAGTCGTAGTTTTGATTTCATCTTCAACGCAAAAAAAATACATATTTAATTTTAAAGAGCGCAAGGATTTGGTTGGCAAAGCTTGCAAAAATTTTGAAAATGTAACGGTAGATTCTTCTGATGGTTTGCTCGTAGATTATCTAAAGAAGAATAAGATCACGATGCTTGCTAAAGGTCTACGCAATGGTCGTGATTTCGAATACGAGATCACGATGGATCATACAAACAAAACACTTTATCCAGAAATTGAAACGATATATTTAGTCTCCCGTCCAGAATATAGTTTTATCTCTTCTACTCTGGTAAAAGAAATTGCTATGCTCAAAGGGGATTTGAAGAAATTTGTTCCCGACATCGTATTAAAGGCACTCTCAAAAAGAAATAGTTGA
- the rsmD gene encoding 16S rRNA (guanine(966)-N(2))-methyltransferase RsmD, translated as MRVIAGRFKGRVLKSFEASHIRPTTDRVKETLFNILMGHIEGARVLDLFAGTGNLSIEALSRGAEVVECVEKHPTSIKIIFENLKMIKIESEIKVHREDAFLFLKRFKGKAFDVIFIDPPFTEQLADSIMTEIERTEVFHPETIIAIESAKKEKLLGEYGRLTAIDTRLFGDKVLTLFKQQSKVL; from the coding sequence ATGAGAGTTATCGCCGGTAGATTTAAAGGACGAGTTTTGAAAAGCTTTGAAGCTTCTCACATTAGACCGACTACGGATCGCGTAAAGGAAACTCTTTTCAATATTCTTATGGGACATATTGAGGGGGCAAGGGTTTTGGATCTTTTTGCCGGTACGGGGAACCTCTCTATCGAGGCACTCTCTCGCGGGGCGGAAGTTGTAGAGTGTGTAGAAAAGCATCCAACATCGATCAAGATCATTTTTGAAAATTTAAAAATGATTAAAATAGAAAGCGAAATCAAAGTTCATAGAGAGGATGCATTTTTATTTTTGAAAAGATTTAAAGGTAAAGCCTTTGACGTGATTTTTATTGATCCCCCTTTTACCGAGCAATTGGCTGATTCCATCATGACGGAAATCGAAAGAACGGAAGTTTTTCACCCTGAAACCATTATAGCCATAGAGTCTGCCAAGAAAGAAAAGCTCTTGGGTGAATACGGCAGGCTTACGGCCATTGACACGAGGCTTTTTGGTGATAAAGTGCTCACATTGTTTAAGCAACAAAGTAAGGTTTTATGA
- a CDS encoding pyridoxal phosphate-dependent aminotransferase: MISLAVGEPDWDTFEVAKAEAIESINKGFTKYVSANGIEELRKAIVEDLKKDYGFDYSPEQVSVATGGKMSIFALLQVLIGKGDEVLIPAPYWVSYPDMTELADGTPVFIPSTEAAGFKITPKDLESKITPKTKLLMLNSPSNPTGSVYTKEELKAIAEVLKKHPQIFVMSDDIYNKLYFSGALAPQILEVAPELKERLIIINGASKSYSMTGWRVGWGVGPLPIIKAMANYQSQSTGCGNSIAQRATFKAITEGGKELSAVQRKLIERKNYAIAEVKKVKDVSVYNPDGAFYLWVNISKCLGKQFRGESVKTSKEFCAMLLEDKKVITVPGVEFGMDGYLRLSFAIEAKRMTEAFTRMNSFISELK; encoded by the coding sequence GTGATCTCTTTAGCCGTGGGAGAACCCGACTGGGACACTTTCGAAGTTGCTAAAGCTGAAGCCATTGAATCTATCAACAAGGGTTTTACGAAGTATGTTTCAGCAAATGGAATTGAAGAACTTAGAAAGGCCATCGTAGAAGATTTAAAGAAAGATTACGGATTTGATTACTCGCCAGAGCAAGTTTCAGTAGCGACTGGTGGGAAAATGTCGATCTTTGCTCTTCTTCAAGTACTCATTGGAAAAGGTGATGAAGTTTTAATTCCAGCACCTTACTGGGTGAGCTATCCCGACATGACAGAGCTTGCTGATGGAACACCTGTTTTCATTCCTTCAACGGAAGCTGCCGGATTTAAAATCACGCCAAAAGATCTTGAATCAAAAATCACTCCTAAAACAAAACTTTTGATGCTTAATTCTCCTTCGAATCCTACCGGAAGCGTTTATACAAAAGAAGAATTAAAAGCGATTGCAGAAGTTCTAAAAAAGCATCCGCAAATTTTTGTAATGAGCGATGATATATACAATAAACTTTACTTCAGTGGCGCTTTAGCTCCACAGATTTTAGAAGTGGCTCCAGAATTAAAAGAGAGACTGATCATCATCAACGGTGCTTCAAAATCTTATTCTATGACTGGCTGGAGAGTGGGTTGGGGAGTAGGACCTCTTCCAATCATTAAAGCTATGGCAAATTATCAAAGTCAGTCTACAGGTTGCGGAAATTCTATTGCTCAAAGAGCAACCTTTAAAGCCATCACAGAAGGTGGCAAAGAGTTAAGCGCAGTTCAAAGAAAATTAATTGAAAGAAAAAACTACGCTATAGCTGAAGTTAAAAAAGTAAAAGACGTTTCGGTCTACAATCCTGATGGAGCCTTCTACCTTTGGGTTAACATTTCAAAATGTTTAGGCAAGCAATTTAGAGGCGAGTCAGTTAAAACCTCAAAAGAATTCTGCGCAATGCTTTTGGAAGATAAAAAAGTAATTACAGTTCCCGGAGTAGAATTCGGCATGGACGGCTATTTGAGATTGAGTTTCGCCATAGAAGCAAAACGAATGACCGAAGCCTTCACCCGCATGAATTCATTTATTTCAGAAC
- a CDS encoding response regulator, whose protein sequence is MMNKFLKTLIIDDELLIRKSIGRILKQRGHEVSEAENGNIALDVWREVKPDLVLLDFMMPGRNGLEVLREIEPELKKCVIVMSAYVGQNEHKDFIKLGASHFFSKPFDDIFKFIDQVEEIATEQNKK, encoded by the coding sequence ATGATGAACAAATTTTTAAAAACTTTGATTATTGATGATGAATTACTGATCAGAAAATCCATCGGTAGAATTCTTAAGCAACGTGGCCATGAGGTTTCTGAAGCCGAGAATGGCAATATTGCCCTGGATGTTTGGCGGGAAGTGAAGCCGGATTTAGTCTTACTCGACTTTATGATGCCTGGGAGAAATGGCTTGGAGGTTTTAAGAGAGATTGAGCCGGAATTAAAGAAGTGTGTGATTGTGATGTCTGCCTATGTTGGCCAAAATGAACATAAAGATTTTATTAAGCTAGGCGCTTCACACTTTTTTTCTAAGCCTTTTGATGATATTTTTAAGTTTATAGATCAAGTCGAAGAAATAGCTACTGAACAAAACAAGAAGTGA